The Antennarius striatus isolate MH-2024 chromosome 8, ASM4005453v1, whole genome shotgun sequence nucleotide sequence TGATCATCGTTTGGAAATGTGACACGTCTTTAATTTGACTTCTTAAACGTTTTTTCTAACCCAAGAATTCAAACAACAAAAGTAAACGGGattttatgaaaaacaaacaaacaaaagatacTAAGAAACATTCTTTAATTTGTTCCCTTTTTGAAGGAAATATTTACGGAGTTTTAAATTTTtcttatacaaaaaaaatgtcatctgaaCGGTTACACCTTCTGCATGTGAACGAACTATCGACAGGGttacaaagcaaacacaaaaaaaaggtcagGAAAAAACAAGCACATTTCATAATCTTCATAATGCCACCAATATTAAACATCAAAATCGTCCTCGTGGATCTCGAACACGATAAAACTCGGGAAGTTGACAacgattttctttttttttatataaaaaattgAACAGAATTTGACTGCATTAAAATACTAAACACAGATGTTGTAAACTACAGAACCCGTCAGCGGCTTTTAATCGCACAACTTCTGTTTCACAGGGATATCTCACTCACGAAATACAAGACTGAAAACACCTCATGAACTCACCAGAGTCGCGGCTGcaggtggtggtagtggtggtggtggggggtcagaTTCCAGTCCGAACACAGAATAAATGAACTTGTACGTTTAGATTCGGTGATGTGTGGATTCACCCGGCGCCTCCTGGGGGGCCAGAAGGTCAAAAATATGGCGGCTGGTTATGGCTTGCGTTCTTTCGGTAGTCCAGTCAACTAGCTCAGCTGGCGGCTCTGGAACACGGTATCCACAGCTGTCGATTTGAACGGATGAATGTAGGCGAGCAGCACTCCCCGGTGATCAGCAGCCTGGTAGGGAAGTGTCCCAAAGTGCTTCTGAAGAGACTCAGAGCAGGAGCTTCAGTGTGGGACGGAGGCCTCTCCACTCCTGGCCTCTCGCTACCAGACCTCCGGGACCTCAAACAGCGACGGTGTCGATTCAGCGTCTGTGCAGAAGCAGAATAATTAAATATCTACAAACAACTTATTTAGCGGATAAATATGCAGCTTCTTTATTGAGCAGTTCTTGAAAACATCAATAAATGTCTGCTCTCACAGTGTGAACAAGAtcggaaataaaaacagacaacctGATAAACCCTTCGGCTTCGTCTCGACACGAGACGTAACTGAAATCCGATAACATCTCACAAACAGATTCCTCACACACCTTTaggcttctttttcttttgaccTTTTGTCTTTACGGTGGCTTGTTGCCAGGCGACCGTCCCTTCGGTGTCATCTGCCGGATCGGCGCCCTCGGGACCCCCGTCTTCTTCGTCGGGGACCGGACTCAAGCCCGACGGGGTGGACGAATGTCTGCGGGGGCACAGCAGCCGTTAAGATGCTTCGCTCACGCTACAAAGTCGACAGCAGAGGCGGAATCCGCCGTCACCGCTCGACTCACATCGTCTTCAGCCATCCCTCTGAGGTCTTGCTCTCCACAGCTTCAGAATTTTGCCCACTTATGTCTATGAAACACATGAAGGATTACTGTTTGACCCCCTAAGGgatgttaaatgtgattaaacAATACAACAGTAAACTATTTGTTGTGTAACAAACGTCGGGTTAGTGGTACGTCGACCAGAACAGCTTCACATCCAGTTACAGTCTTGATTAccttattttaaaaagacaaactgcAGCGAATGAGGAAAGTACTTATCAGCAGGCGTTCACACACCAtcggttttaatttttttgctgccTGTGCCGTCCGGGTACGAGTAGTGACTCCAGCCGTCTGTAATTAAACCCTCCCTGGCTGCCGGCTCGCCCTGAACCGGACTGATGCTGCGTTTCCTCAAACTCctagaacaaaaaaatacaaataaagagAACCTGTTTGACCTGCAGAGATCCGATATCGACATGTGGTTCAGCTCAGGGGTACCTGGGGAATCCAAAACCAGCTGAAGTACAGGAAGGCGAGTAGTGAGACTTCACCCAGCTGTCCTCGCCCCACGCTTTGGCCGTCTGGCTtggcttctccttctcctgcttGCTCTGGATGTAGTCTGCGTACGTCTGGATCTTGTAACTCTCTGCATAGCGGCTGGTGTTCATAGCTGGAGACGTTGAGACGTCGGTTTTAGCGCACAACGTCAGtttaatccagtgcgtcttcaACCGCTCAGTCAAAACTCACCTATCTGGACCTGGTCCGTCTGACTCAGGGACACGAACGACGACGTGTCGTCGATCCACGACACCTGGATGTTTCCTGAGGGGACGGAAGGAGAACGTGAGCGGAACGGAACACGCCCGTTGGAAGGGCTGGACTATCACATGACCTTTTCTTACCAAAGGCACTGAACAGCTGGTAGAGGTCACTCGTCTTCCATTCCTTGGGGAACGTGACGTACAAGACGCGGTCCCTTTTGGGCTGCACTGTCGACACAAACGCGGTACAACCACGTGAACTAGAGACACTAAAGCATCAACGGCGTCTGAAGGTGTCCTGAAGACCTGAACATGttcacattttgtttctgtgcagccATTTTCCTCTTCAGAAAATGAAGAGGTGCTTTGTACGCCACAGGGTAACATGTCAAAGTCAACAGCGCTACGTGGTTGAACTTACAGTCTGGTCCTGTGATGTTGAGGTAGGGAATATCGATTATTCTCATCAGGTACAGCCTATAAAAAAgatgtttagatttttttttttattgtacagttAAAAGTCCTACAAGTATGACCCCATCGCTTACTTGTTGTAAAAAGGCTCAACCAGTTTGGAGCGAGCAGAAATGTACGCTTTAGATGAAGTCGAGAAAGATTCTGCAAAGAcagtggaacaaaaaaaaatcctcactATCGCCCGTTTAGACATTTTCCGTTTCCAAAAGAGGACCAGAAGGGTCGTGTTAGTTACCCAGGTAGTCGGCCATGGAGATGAAGCAGAGGCCGGTGATGTATGCGTCGTACCCCGCCTCGTGGAGCTGTTCCTGGGCCGTGTCGTAACTGGGGAACCCCTCTGCAGTTTCTGATCGGAACAGGAAACGAAAAGCGTCACAGGTTTGCCAGTCGACAGTTGTTCGCGTGAAAGACGAGGTGTGCGCGTACCAACTTGCGGCGACTTGAAGGGGGTCTCCTTCAGCTGTTTCTCCAGCTCAGCCAGAGAGGTGTTAGTGATCAGCTCCTGAAACACAAAGTGTGATGAATCCACACCACACCGGGATTCCTGGGATCTTCCACCAGTTCATCTGTGTCTGGAATAGAGTCTAAAGCAGACTATTTACCTTAAAAGGCTTAGTGGAAGCCATCAGTTTTGTGTCCAGGAGTCTGCAGGTTGATAAATAACCAATTATAGGATTAATAAGAAGCAAGGAACATTTGAAGAGCAttcgcaaacatgcaaacaattACCTTGGGAAAACCCACATTGTGACGTCTTTAAAATCTTGAAGATCCTGGAGAAAATGAGTATCGGCAGAAAGAATTCAGAATAGCGTCACTCAGCTTCAAACGactgtatttaaaatatcaatCATAAGGTTGTACCTCTGGCAGAGGGCAGTAGAACTGGTGGATGGTGTGCATCACATCCAGCAGCATGTTGTGGCCAACCACTAGTTTCCCCTGCATGCCAGATTAAATGGATTAGGGGCTAAACATCAgatgcatttaaataaaataatctgacCAGTAATAATCCAACAAAACATTAATGATAGCCGAGGCTGAAACATCTACTCACAGATTTGGAGATGGCGTGAATGACCCTGGAGAAGCCGACAGCATCGTTGAGCTCTTCCTGTTCAgggcagaaaaaataaataaaaatcacaaacaaatgaaagcatCTTTGACgtgttcaaaattaaaaatacattcttGCTCTTTGGTACAAAACTCACCTGCTCTCGCTCTAGTTTCTGctgctccctcctcttcctctcctcttcgtCTACTTTGCTGACCTGGATGTATCGCTCTTTCTGCAAAACATACACACTTAATGAATAccacacacacgcgcatgcaCGAATCCAAtaggaaaattaaaataaattgaacatGTTCCCACCTTTTCAGTTTCTATGGTTTCCACATGAAGGCCTTTAGGAAACCTgttgaaagtaaaacaaatatttaatttctgcAAACACCAAAAACcacaagaagagcaaaaaacaactgaatgatGCTCACTTCCAGTTCAGCGTCTGGTATATCAGCTTCCTCTGAAACCTGGTAAAGAACATGAACATAAGTGGAGATGACAGATTACAgacatgatgaataaaaataagtgTGGCGTTTTACCCAGTACACGGCTCCAAGTCCAAAGTCTTCTCCGAGTTCACAAAGAGGGCCTCAACCTTCTCTCTGCAaggaaaacagtaaaaaaataaaaaacaccaagattaaaaaacaaaagattgaACTCGCCGGTGAGATTCAGGAGTTTGTGTTCAACTATTTTGTTTACTGATAAAGTATTTGCCCTCTTTAAAGATTGTAAGAGATGCTGGATAGCATTTTCACCTCTTTGAACATTATGGAGTCAGGATATACTGGGTCACAGTGTAGCAACAGAGATAAAATATGGCACAAATATGTTCAAACTAGGACCTTGGAATGGATGCATATCTAGAAGAAAAATAGACCCTATACCACCATTCTGGAACAAAAGAGGAACCTCGTCACTGCCTCCGATCAGTTTACACACCTCTGGAAACAAATGAAGTCAGCTCACGCCGTGATAACCTTACATGACCCTGTTGATGAAGTCTTTATGTTCCTCCGGTACATGTGCAGGGCCtttggaggaggatggagagatgaaGGATGGGTTCCCAATGCCATTAGCATGTTgattcctcctctcctctgtctgctCCCTCAGTTGGGCCTCCTCCTCTTGATTTAGATATGGGATTCCtttgaggacaaaaaaaagtaaattttacaccagtttattaaaaaacagGGAAATACAAGTGACTACATTTGCTTGTACTTGAATGCAGCAAGaattaacaatatttttatttaaatacatataaaaatatagaaatatgaTTCTTATTGTGCTTAGTTACAATTAATGGGTGAAATTAATTATTGCATCTTACATAATTGAAACCTGATCATGTGGACTTTGTTTGGTAAAGTCATTAAAATGTGGTGTCATTCTCTGATGTACCTACCGTGACAGAACACCTTGTTGAAGTCAAATCCCTGGCTGGCCAGAAAATCAATACTAGAactctgaaatgaaaaagacgATACTCCACTTTCACAACATTCCATACATTTAATCCAAAAGCAGATGACAGTCTTCATGAACTTTAAACCATCTGAATTAAAAGTGTTAATCTCGATAAAGGGATGAACAACGGCGTGATCCAAACCCTGCAGATCACCCTCTGAATGCTGGTGGTATGGATCATGAATCCATCCAGTTTATCAAATAACTCAAACTACATAGCATGTATGGTGTGTCATTTTTCAGACGTTTGAGTTATCTGATGCAAGAAAATGAggacaaaatgtttaaattgacAACTCAACACTGCTCACGACTTGATTCAATGGCTGGATGGAGATTTGTCCAGAACAGTTATAAAAATTTGACACCCGACCTTAAACAGTCAGGAAATTGATTATTGGAAACAAGTTTAAGTTTTACTTTTGGACCAGGAGAAAAGTAGACACACATTATCCAGCTTTATATTCATCAGTCATTTAAGTTTTTAAAAGTATCATATAAATGATaatccaaaataaaatgcatgaaagCAATCTGAAGGTAGAAACTGACTTACTTGGCAGATGAACTTTAAGTCTGGAGAGGTCCTGTTGAACGGTTTTGggaatatataaaaattaaaaggttttaTAATATACCTGCAGAAATGGGAATTGAGGAAACAACAATTAGTGAAACCTTTGCCAAAAGCCTGTGAAATCAAACAGGAGCGGCATTATTTTATCCAATCTTGGATGGAAATGAAACCTGGAAATCACAGAAATCAGCTTTTTTCACtgacataaaacaaatgaatcgaTGAGTGAGTTATTACTGCTCCTGTAATCCAGTCTGTTCTATCACGCATCGCTTCTGCAGCACTCACTTTGACTTGGACTGGTCGTATTTGAATGTGCATAGTCCAAACTGGAACAACAGACAATCCATGGAGTGCTGATGGAAGAAAACGTTCACATTTAGCATGCGGCTTCAACAAGCCCGAACGAACGAGGAGAGGAAACCGTGAAGCCGTCGCACCTTTTTCAGCTTGGCGTACCTCTCCTCCGGTGTGTCCAGCCCGTTGGTCAACGCACTGACGTTGGGACCGTCGCTTATACCTGAAAGACGGTTGGACGGCCATATTTACCTCTTCCATTCAGAGCAGCTGTACCCGGATTTACACGTTTAATATTACCTGAAAATTCTCCATCGATGGCAAGGAAGTCGGCCTCCTCCAACGCGGTGTACACCGCGTTTAAACAGTCTTTAAAATCTATATGAACAAGATGTAATATGAAGGGAAACGTAAAAACAGGAACATGTAGCGCAAACTGCAGCCGAAccgttagctagctagctagctagctagctatctagctaGCAGTACAAACACTCAGGAACTGACGAGCCGTTCAACATTTCAAACGTCTCTCCCAGCCGCTACTAAATCGTGCATTGTTATCATTTCTAGAATGAATTACAAATCCAGTGAAGAAAGTTTAGTCGACTCCTTACTTCTGCGTGTCACCTCCATCCCCGCACAGCGACCGAACCCGGCTgacagctaacgctagctggcTAACGTCAACTGGCTTTTAACAGCTTTACAAACACTTCCGGGGTCAGGAGACAAACGGCTGCCGCGAGTGTCGAGGGCATCCCGAACGACTGCTCGGTTTTACGcggatattattttttaatatgtcacgttataaaatttaaatgatttgagAAGGCAgagctgttttcatttcatattttatttatgtgttttatcTCAATCAAAAATAACCCGGATGTTGTTCATCGATGTTTCATGATTTGATGAATTGATTCAAGAAGCAAGACAAACAAATTGACATAATTATCATTGATCCAGGCGTCCAAAACAACGTCTGCTGAACGTTTGGACAGTGTGTATATAAAgaaaacatacagaaaaatatataaacagcCTAGGTTTGACATTTTAAGAGGGAAAGCAGTCTAGTAATGGATAGTATAATAAAATTCTAATTAAAAATCATGCAGTACATCATGAAGAACACTGATGCATGGACATTCACAGTGAAGGAGAAGTTTGTCTCCTGCAGAACAAAGGAAttaccaatttaaaaaaaaatatttcagacacACATCACTCATAACAGG carries:
- the parn gene encoding poly(A)-specific ribonuclease PARN, translated to MEVTRRNFKDCLNAVYTALEEADFLAIDGEFSGISDGPNVSALTNGLDTPEERYAKLKKHSMDCLLFQFGLCTFKYDQSKSKYIIKPFNFYIFPKPFNRTSPDLKFICQSSSIDFLASQGFDFNKVFCHGIPYLNQEEEAQLREQTEERRNQHANGIGNPSFISPSSSKGPAHVPEEHKDFINRVIEKVEALFVNSEKTLDLEPCTGFQRKLIYQTLNWKFPKGLHVETIETEKKERYIQVSKVDEEERKRREQQKLEREQEELNDAVGFSRVIHAISKSGKLVVGHNMLLDVMHTIHQFYCPLPEDLQDFKDVTMWVFPRLLDTKLMASTKPFKELITNTSLAELEKQLKETPFKSPQVETAEGFPSYDTAQEQLHEAGYDAYITGLCFISMADYLESFSTSSKAYISARSKLVEPFYNKLYLMRIIDIPYLNITGPDLQPKRDRVLYVTFPKEWKTSDLYQLFSAFGNIQVSWIDDTSSFVSLSQTDQVQIAMNTSRYAESYKIQTYADYIQSKQEKEKPSQTAKAWGEDSWVKSHYSPSCTSAGFGFPRSLRKRSISPVQGEPAAREGLITDGWSHYSYPDGTGSKKIKTDDISGQNSEAVESKTSEGWLKTIHSSTPSGLSPVPDEEDGGPEGADPADDTEGTVAWQQATVKTKGQKKKKPKDAESTPSLFEVPEVW